One window of Hydractinia symbiolongicarpus strain clone_291-10 chromosome 3, HSymV2.1, whole genome shotgun sequence genomic DNA carries:
- the LOC130636011 gene encoding sialin-like: MKTSDDKPKEIEHNINGNTGDVKIAKIDVKVSEESPDAFKNQKNDTSIQNDKYKEEDNVEDATQDSEQSGAQSGATKQNTANEKGDTAVDTADQNTTDSHIIKAEERKNKKSIKESKNSQGKQKASNNNKKDDRGEVSRAKQENDEQESSGKQNLLNGEIMNRTKIKDVPHSTPKKENINISDTNLSSSSESVKLEGKRNTAMVVRTYNETKDTQDGQSYSEDFSLDGDFRLNVTQCRCMPKRYVLAILSFFGFFNVYCLRVDLSVALVAMTNNHTRVKTDGTEYWVPAEFEWNSQLQGHILSAFYYGYLITQIPGGYIAARFGGKTLFGMAILFSAIFTLLTPMASRKHWSLLFGLRFLEGLCEGCIYPAMYSIWSRWAPPVERAKLVTIPHSGSYSGSVAGTLIAGYLCELCGWAWVFYLFGLFALLWVVIWQIMVSDSPEDDRHISVQEKNMIVESLKEDQTSHLVKGPLPWCQIFTSMPFLAILVAHTCEGWGFNMLQTSLPKYLAEAMDFRISKSAEYTAIMYLVMGMTVFLAGQLSDCFRQNTWLTATMLRKSFTIIGFSFNAITFLISAQMTVAQYAVITLIIGAGIESLAWVGFGINHLDIAPRFASILFGITNTCATIPGILAPLLVGAITSTREKAAWDAVFYMSSFMFLVGAVFYGFFASAQRQSWADDNYITDDEEENLIAE; this comes from the exons ATGAAAACTAGCGATGACAAACCTAAAGAAATCGAACACAATATAAATGGAAATACCGGTGACGTAAAAATTGCAAAGATAGATGTTAAGGTTTCCGAAGAATCACCggatgcttttaaaaaccagaAAAATGATACATCAATACAAAACGATAAATATAAAGAAGAAGACAATGTTGAAGACGCAACACAAGACTCAGAACAATCTGGCGCGCAATCTGGCGCCACAAAACAAAATACAGCTAATGAAAAAGGCGATACAGCAGTCGATACTGCTGACCAGAATACCACAGACTCACATATAATTAAGGCTGAAGAacgcaaaaataagaaaagcatAAAGGAGTCTAAAAACTCACAAGGAAAACAAAAGGcttcaaataataataaaaaagacgaTCGTGGAGAAGTTAGCAGAGCGAAGCAAGAAAATGATGAGCAGGAGTCATCTGGaaaacaaaatcttttaaacggtgaaattatgaaTAGGACTAAAATTAAGGACGTGCCTCATAGTACACCtaagaaagaaaatatcaaTATCAGCGATACAAACCTTAGCAGTAGTAGCGAGAGCGTAAAACTCGAAGGAAAACGAAACACGGCCATGGTGGTACGAACGTATAACGAAACAAAAGACACGCAGGATGGTCAAAGTTATAGTGAAGATTTTTCGCTAGATGGAGATTTTCGTTTAAATGTGACGCAGTGTAGATGCATGCCTAAACGTTATGTTCTAGCCATACTtagtttttttggattttttaatgtttattgttTACGAGTAGATTTGAGCGTCGCCTTGGTAGCGATGACTAATAACCACACGAGAGTGAAAACAGATGGGACTGAATATTGG GTACCAGCGGAGTTTGAATGGAACAGTCAACTACAAG gtcACATACTCTCTGCATTTTATTATGGCTATCTGATAACACAAATTCCTGGAGGTTACATAGCTGCAAGATTTGGCGGAAAAACATTATTTGGAATGGCCATCTTGTTTAGTGCAATTTTCACCTTGTTAACACCCATGGCTTCTAGAAAACACTGGTCCTTGTTGTTTGGGTTGAGGTTTTTGGAAGGACTGTGTGAG GGCTGCATTTATCCTGCGATGTATTCAATATGGAGTAGATGGGCACCTCCTGTAGAGAGAGCAAAGCTAGTTACAATACCTCATTCAG gttCATATTCTGGTTCAGTCGCAGGCACGTTAATAGCTGGTTATCTTTGTGAACTATGTGGATGGGCATGGGTGTTCTACTTGTTCG GTTTGTTTGCATTGCTTTGGGTTGTCATATGGCAGATAATGGTGAGCGATTCTCCTGAAGACGATCGCCATATTTCagttcaagaaaaaaacatgatcGTAGAAAGTTTGAAAGAAGACCAAACCTCTCATTTG gtgAAAGGTCCGCTTCCTTGGTGTCAAATCTTCACTTCCATGCCATTCTTAGCTATTCTTGTTGCACACACATGCGAAGGTTGGGGCTTTAATATGCTTCAAACTTCGCTACCAAAATATCTTGCAGAAGCGATGGATTTTAGGATTTCAAAG TCTGCGGAATACACAGCTATTATGTATCTGGTGATGGGAATGACTGTGTTTCTAGCTGGTCAACTTTCTGATTGCTTCAGACAGAACACATGGCTGACTGCTACCATGCTTCGGAAGTCTTTCACAATCATAG GTTTTTCATTCAACGCTATCACATTTCTTATCTCCGCTCAGATGACTGTTGCCCAGTACGCTGTCATTACTTTAATCATCGGCGCAGGTATAGAAAGCTTGGCATGGGTCGGCTTTGGAATAAATCATTTAGACATTGCTCCAAGATTTGCTAGTATATTATTTGGAATTACAAACACGTGTGCAACCATTCCTGGAATTCTAGCGCCTCTACTGGTAGGGGCCATCACAAGTACAAGG gaaaaggCTGCCTGGGATGCGGTATTTTACATGTCATCCTTTATGTTCCTTGTGGGTGCAGTCTTTTATGGGTTTTTCGCCTCTGCGCAAAGACAATCTTGGGCGGATGATAATTACATTACGGATGACGAAGAAGAAAATTTAATAGCAGAATAA